Proteins encoded together in one Armatimonadota bacterium window:
- a CDS encoding NfeD family protein, whose protein sequence is MLGLYIVGLIVGGALVLLSVLGAGHGHSDFATDHDISHDFGDHDLSVDHDVDHEGVGTAMHASDTWIPFLSLRFWTYFSAVFGACGLLLTKFSNLGQAETAIYSGAGGILTGLIVAYSVRLLKKSEAGGSTTEKDLLGKTALVTVALRAGLPGKIRCTVKGDILDLLALPEGASDIPIGAEVVVVGMEGNNAKVMPLTEIME, encoded by the coding sequence ATGCTCGGACTCTACATCGTAGGATTGATCGTCGGCGGCGCGCTGGTGCTGCTGAGCGTTCTGGGTGCCGGGCATGGCCATAGCGACTTCGCTACCGACCACGACATCAGCCACGACTTTGGCGACCACGACCTCTCGGTGGACCACGACGTGGATCATGAGGGCGTCGGAACGGCGATGCACGCCAGCGACACCTGGATTCCCTTCCTGAGCCTGAGGTTCTGGACCTATTTCAGCGCCGTCTTTGGGGCTTGCGGACTGCTTCTGACCAAGTTCTCCAACCTTGGGCAGGCCGAAACTGCCATCTACTCTGGCGCTGGCGGGATTCTGACGGGCCTCATCGTGGCCTACTCGGTGCGGCTGCTCAAGAAGTCGGAAGCAGGCGGATCGACCACGGAGAAGGACCTGTTGGGCAAGACCGCCCTGGTGACGGTCGCGCTAAGGGCCGGCCTCCCAGGAAAGATCCGCTGCACCGTGAAGGGCGATATTCTCGATCTGCTCGCGCTGCCTGAAGGGGCAAGCGACATCCCCATCGGCGCCGAGGTCGTCGTCGTGGGCATGGAAGGCAATAACGCCAAGGTCATGCCACTGACTGAAATCATGGAGTAA
- a CDS encoding adenylate/guanylate cyclase domain-containing protein — MNDLSQPTPEPLTGSSLRDARLMRANQLVESLRSTPNLSRIGVQRLAADFDLSPRIVEELLRRGVATGEPRKPIVAILRDAVVACSRALGRVLDSLFASALPFLVFSASVGLGIIFLASQTVRNDSQESLRVAIRIATGLSVLLLHWACFYRRADFRVAAIGTGLFALLFSGFGAASALQTGFPPMFQTTPGRIVYIVSSGIVFGVFYGTAATIATTFGAMVRLREERSRRMQLSRHELLSRLFEVQERLCCIPERIPRKRHPVLRWARRHVALTALLLSLMMAGINYAVAWSTNFNPSNPVNASSAMMLFGVGMFVVLIAIIGLLAVWTDTLLKALAVGVLSSVGELAFSFLPYPGSPTSPERFLASLGSAAVLFLIRVSGIGLVRLGLYLTSELSRLRLGEDADEASLIAEYLEIKRRLATAPVTVLVLVVDAVGSTRLKENADPLTVEFTFRSYQSWLAETFERHKGRSVAQTGDGAIVTFGDPDNALCAARAVLGHLEEFNRTQNRLDAPFQLRLAMHGGEVVADLDQVQFAQVIDVAAHTEKVSPTGGIAVTEPAYRALGEPRAARLSQKVDGYDVFVLE, encoded by the coding sequence ATGAACGACCTTTCGCAGCCGACCCCAGAGCCCCTGACCGGATCGTCGTTACGCGACGCCCGGCTGATGCGCGCCAACCAGTTGGTTGAGAGCCTGCGGTCCACGCCCAATCTCTCTCGCATCGGCGTCCAGCGGCTGGCGGCAGACTTTGACCTATCTCCGCGCATCGTCGAGGAGTTGCTGAGGCGCGGCGTGGCGACAGGCGAGCCAAGAAAGCCGATCGTCGCCATCCTTAGGGACGCTGTAGTCGCTTGCTCTCGGGCGCTGGGCAGGGTTCTCGATTCGCTGTTTGCATCCGCGCTCCCTTTCCTGGTCTTTTCGGCCTCCGTCGGTCTCGGGATCATCTTTCTGGCATCACAGACCGTCAGGAACGACTCCCAAGAAAGCCTCAGGGTTGCGATCCGGATCGCTACCGGCCTGTCCGTGCTCTTGCTTCACTGGGCGTGTTTCTATCGGCGGGCGGACTTCAGGGTGGCAGCGATCGGGACCGGGCTCTTTGCGCTGTTGTTTTCCGGTTTTGGCGCGGCGTCGGCGCTCCAGACGGGGTTCCCGCCGATGTTTCAGACGACCCCCGGGCGGATCGTCTACATCGTGAGTTCAGGCATCGTGTTTGGCGTGTTCTATGGAACCGCCGCGACGATCGCCACCACTTTTGGCGCGATGGTGCGTCTGAGGGAGGAACGGTCCCGCAGGATGCAGCTCTCCCGGCACGAGCTTCTCTCGCGACTGTTCGAGGTGCAGGAGCGGCTTTGCTGCATCCCGGAGCGCATCCCGAGGAAACGCCATCCTGTGCTTCGGTGGGCGCGCCGCCACGTCGCGCTCACGGCCCTGCTCCTCAGCCTCATGATGGCCGGAATCAACTACGCGGTGGCGTGGAGCACCAACTTCAACCCCTCGAACCCCGTGAACGCGAGCTCGGCGATGATGCTGTTCGGGGTCGGCATGTTCGTGGTGCTCATCGCCATCATCGGTCTGCTCGCCGTATGGACCGACACGCTCCTCAAGGCCCTAGCGGTGGGCGTCCTGTCCTCCGTGGGCGAGTTGGCTTTCAGCTTCTTGCCCTATCCCGGCTCTCCCACCTCGCCGGAGCGCTTTTTGGCTTCTTTGGGCAGCGCAGCGGTGCTGTTTCTGATCCGGGTCTCGGGCATCGGGCTTGTGCGATTGGGCCTGTACCTGACGAGCGAGCTTAGCCGGTTGCGCCTGGGCGAAGACGCCGATGAGGCCTCTCTGATCGCCGAGTATCTGGAGATCAAGCGCCGGTTGGCAACGGCCCCGGTGACGGTGCTCGTCTTGGTTGTGGATGCCGTAGGCAGCACCAGACTGAAGGAGAACGCCGACCCGTTGACGGTCGAGTTCACGTTCCGCAGCTATCAGTCTTGGCTGGCCGAGACCTTTGAGCGTCACAAGGGGCGCTCGGTCGCGCAAACCGGCGATGGGGCGATCGTGACCTTTGGAGACCCGGACAATGCGCTCTGCGCCGCCCGAGCCGTGCTTGGGCATTTGGAGGAGTTCAACCGGACACAGAACCGTCTGGATGCGCCCTTTCAGCTTCGCCTGGCGATGCACGGTGGGGAAGTGGTCGCCGATTTGGACCAGGTCCAGTTTGCCCAGGTCATCGACGTCGCAGCCCACACAGAGAAGGTCTCACCCACCGGCGGCATCGCGGTCACCGAGCCGGCCTATCGGGCTCTCGGCGAGCCTCGCGCTGCGCGTCTCAGCCAGAAGGTGGATGGCTACGACGTCTTTGTTCTGGAGTGA
- a CDS encoding GGDEF domain-containing protein, which translates to MAIWHAFREGDGKRKGQGRKVRRPRRSRSVIDVTRLMTGRQRKTRCPWRRLTEYICSLDWPEWMLNVWDFLIDEFPEVLGTCERAAALTTTTARSGLKAFQCRPWLKGALYSAVALALTTLAQAMLGNPSGSRFLYLLPIWFATRLSGRGVGFASVLAVSWQMAYSDHGEGHALALLEPNGLLRVGSLTALMLIISQVEGRLQSIQEAARRDPLTQVLNKAEIEHRVGEAIRLWQRHKVPAYVVMVDCDRFKSINDRYGHAFGDIVLRFLARRLQSAAKSNGMVGRVGGDEFLILFQGLNSATVKRRMSSAAHIFEKYVSGMGLDASISCGVVEIGPGADSLERALSSADQRMYLQKRAGRIEARPSGAYLTA; encoded by the coding sequence ATGGCCATTTGGCATGCTTTTAGGGAAGGGGATGGGAAGAGGAAGGGACAAGGGCGCAAGGTCAGGCGGCCGCGGCGCAGCCGTTCGGTGATCGACGTGACGCGCCTCATGACGGGTCGCCAACGAAAGACAAGGTGTCCATGGCGCAGGCTCACCGAATACATTTGCAGCCTTGACTGGCCGGAGTGGATGCTCAACGTTTGGGACTTCCTGATCGACGAGTTTCCCGAGGTTCTGGGTACATGTGAACGCGCCGCAGCCCTCACAACCACGACGGCGAGATCGGGACTCAAGGCGTTCCAATGTCGCCCGTGGCTGAAGGGTGCGCTCTATTCAGCGGTCGCGCTGGCTCTCACGACCCTAGCCCAGGCGATGCTTGGCAACCCCTCCGGTTCGCGATTCCTGTACCTGCTGCCGATCTGGTTTGCCACTCGGCTGTCGGGCCGAGGAGTCGGCTTTGCAAGCGTCTTGGCCGTCTCGTGGCAGATGGCGTACTCCGATCATGGCGAAGGGCACGCGCTAGCGTTGCTCGAACCCAACGGGCTCTTGCGAGTTGGTTCCCTGACCGCTCTCATGCTCATCATTTCGCAGGTCGAAGGGCGCCTGCAAAGCATTCAGGAAGCGGCTCGTCGCGACCCTTTGACACAGGTGCTGAACAAGGCAGAGATCGAGCATCGCGTCGGAGAGGCGATCCGGCTATGGCAAAGGCACAAAGTTCCGGCCTATGTCGTGATGGTGGATTGCGACCGGTTCAAATCCATCAACGACCGCTATGGCCACGCCTTCGGCGACATCGTGCTGCGGTTCTTGGCTCGACGGCTGCAGTCGGCGGCAAAGTCCAATGGAATGGTCGGCCGTGTTGGGGGCGATGAGTTCCTGATTCTGTTTCAGGGTTTGAATTCCGCCACGGTCAAGCGCCGGATGAGCTCAGCCGCGCACATCTTTGAGAAGTACGTCTCCGGTATGGGTCTCGACGCATCGATCTCTTGTGGCGTCGTCGAAATAGGCCCCGGCGCGGACTCCCTAGAGCGCGCCTTGTCAAGCGCCGACCAAAGGATGTACCTGCAAAAGCGGGCCGGCCGAATCGAGGCGCGCCCGAGCGGCGCCTATCTCACCGCGTAG
- a CDS encoding enoyl-CoA hydratase/isomerase family protein, with protein MLNVAQSGPLLQVSLNRPEVRNAFNDELIAALSEVFLDLPAGVRCVVLSGEGKAFSAGGDLEWMRRAAAYSEEQNVQNALKLARLFEAIVSCPAVVIAKVHGAAFGGGCGLVAAADVAVCEAETKFAFSEVRLGLLPATISSFVIPKIGAGHARALFSTGEAFGSERALRIGLVHEVAGADSLHSAVEAKVQAVLASGPDACARAKRIAAEPPLAIEAAAMLLAEARASDEGREGVAAFLEKRPARWAPKA; from the coding sequence ATGCTCAACGTCGCGCAATCCGGACCCCTGTTGCAGGTTTCACTGAACCGGCCTGAGGTTCGGAACGCTTTCAACGACGAGCTGATTGCCGCTCTGAGCGAGGTTTTTTTGGACTTACCCGCGGGGGTTCGGTGCGTCGTGCTCTCGGGCGAGGGCAAAGCGTTTTCGGCAGGCGGCGACCTTGAGTGGATGCGCCGGGCGGCGGCGTATTCCGAGGAGCAAAATGTTCAGAACGCTCTGAAGCTGGCGCGGCTGTTTGAGGCCATCGTGAGCTGCCCGGCGGTGGTGATCGCCAAAGTGCACGGCGCGGCTTTTGGCGGAGGATGCGGGCTTGTAGCGGCGGCAGACGTGGCCGTCTGCGAGGCTGAAACCAAGTTCGCATTTTCGGAAGTGCGATTGGGGCTATTGCCGGCCACCATTTCGTCGTTCGTGATTCCGAAGATTGGCGCAGGCCATGCCCGGGCGCTCTTTTCGACCGGCGAGGCCTTTGGGTCCGAAAGGGCACTTAGGATCGGTCTCGTACACGAGGTTGCCGGAGCCGATTCGCTCCATTCAGCCGTGGAAGCCAAGGTCCAGGCGGTGCTCGCATCCGGTCCGGACGCTTGCGCCAGGGCCAAGCGCATCGCCGCCGAACCGCCGCTTGCCATCGAGGCTGCGGCTATGCTTCTAGCGGAGGCTCGCGCGTCCGACGAGGGACGGGAAGGTGTCGCGGCGTTTCTGGAGAAGCGGCCTGCGAGGTGGGCGCCAAAGGCATGA
- a CDS encoding ATP-grasp domain-containing protein → MIRKLLIANRGEIAVRIMRTARTMGVRTVAVFSDADAESLHAKLADEREGLGAPDPVESYLNIEKIVGAAKATGADAIHPGYGFLAENADFADACAEAGLTFVGPTGAAMRKLGAKIEAKQLAVSAGVPVVPGFFEKGAPAERLKAEAKKIGFPVMLKASAGGGGRGMRVVRDESSFFSHLETASSEALNAFGDGAMMVEKLIERPRHVEVQILADHHGRVAALYERECSIQRRHQKLIEEAPWGGDARWAMRDGRQEATSPLRGEVGERSEPGEGAMEGDARWAMGDGDRQSTSPLVGEVRLHPEGEGSERSEPGEGVAWPDLREAAVRLAQAAGYTNAGTVEFIVDDATGRFYFLEVNARLQVEHPVTELITGLDLVAWQLKIASGEALDLPSPLMNGERTGICGHAIEARIVAEDPANGWLPSIGRIVGWAEPKGPGIRVDTGFGAGLEVSRYYDSLLAKVILHGANREEALLRMESALMDFHILGVRTNIEFLLAVLRHPDFRAGQFDTGFLGREFEGWAPSDSFPNALAALCSAPPTGSTTGKPAAAIPSVWQSADTFRNV, encoded by the coding sequence ATGATCCGTAAGCTGCTCATCGCCAACCGGGGAGAGATCGCCGTGCGCATCATGCGGACGGCCCGGACCATGGGCGTTCGCACCGTTGCCGTCTTCAGCGACGCCGATGCCGAGAGCCTTCACGCCAAGCTCGCTGATGAACGCGAGGGCCTGGGGGCGCCGGACCCGGTCGAGAGCTATCTGAACATCGAGAAGATCGTCGGGGCCGCCAAGGCGACGGGCGCCGATGCCATCCATCCGGGCTATGGGTTTTTGGCCGAAAACGCCGACTTTGCCGATGCCTGCGCGGAGGCCGGTCTGACGTTTGTCGGGCCGACCGGGGCAGCAATGCGAAAGCTCGGCGCAAAGATCGAGGCCAAGCAGCTTGCGGTCTCAGCGGGAGTTCCCGTCGTGCCCGGCTTTTTCGAGAAGGGAGCGCCAGCCGAGAGACTCAAGGCTGAGGCCAAGAAGATTGGATTCCCTGTGATGCTGAAGGCTTCGGCCGGAGGTGGCGGGCGAGGGATGCGAGTCGTCCGTGATGAGTCCTCCTTCTTCTCCCACCTGGAGACGGCTTCCTCCGAGGCTCTGAACGCCTTCGGCGATGGCGCGATGATGGTGGAGAAGCTCATCGAGAGGCCCCGTCACGTCGAGGTTCAGATTCTGGCGGACCACCATGGCCGCGTCGCAGCGCTATACGAGCGAGAGTGCTCGATCCAGCGACGGCATCAAAAACTGATCGAAGAAGCGCCGTGGGGAGGTGATGCGCGATGGGCTATGCGCGATGGAAGACAGGAAGCGACCTCGCCACTTCGGGGAGAGGTTGGTGAACGCAGTGAACCGGGTGAGGGGGCAATGGAAGGCGATGCGCGATGGGCGATGGGCGATGGGGACAGACAATCCACCTCGCCCCTTGTGGGAGAGGTCCGGCTCCACCCCGAAGGGGAAGGAAGTGAGCGCAGTGAACCGGGTGAGGGCGTGGCTTGGCCCGACCTCCGAGAAGCAGCCGTCCGCCTAGCGCAGGCCGCAGGCTACACCAACGCCGGCACGGTCGAGTTCATCGTCGACGACGCCACGGGCCGGTTCTACTTCCTTGAGGTAAATGCCCGGCTTCAGGTCGAGCACCCTGTCACCGAGCTCATCACCGGGCTCGACCTTGTGGCGTGGCAGCTCAAGATCGCCTCAGGAGAGGCCCTCGACCTTCCGTCACCCCTGATGAACGGCGAACGAACAGGCATCTGCGGCCACGCGATTGAGGCACGGATCGTCGCCGAAGATCCCGCGAACGGCTGGCTGCCCTCGATTGGCCGGATCGTGGGTTGGGCCGAGCCGAAGGGTCCGGGCATCCGGGTGGACACGGGCTTCGGCGCGGGGCTGGAAGTCTCCCGCTACTACGATTCGCTTCTTGCTAAGGTGATCTTGCATGGGGCCAACCGCGAAGAAGCCCTCTTGCGGATGGAATCGGCCCTAATGGACTTCCATATCCTTGGCGTGAGGACCAACATCGAGTTCTTGCTGGCGGTGCTCCGACACCCGGACTTCCGAGCCGGGCAGTTCGACACAGGGTTCTTGGGGCGAGAATTCGAGGGTTGGGCCCCGAGTGATTCCTTCCCGAATGCGCTGGCAGCGCTCTGCAGCGCCCCGCCGACTGGGTCCACAACCGGCAAGCCGGCTGCTGCGATCCCGTCGGTATGGCAGAGCGCAGATACCTTTCGTAACGTCTGA
- a CDS encoding glycosyltransferase family 9 protein, whose translation MLRFEGQALPPNPAIAVISNDAIGNFVAATPLLQMLREKYSPCEIVYFGGKRTLEFQEASDLFESHEPLHGSDSATAVEMLARWAGNFDLVANVEVGPLAKTAAALIAKPEGFVAGPCAGPGGRGELAFLDDEPGRLWRDPEWIAEDLTERYKCLNSGFIGEIFCRGAYLGGPIPPYRVPSAEPPMPIPDVLIGCSASLSEKLWPVESWIKVLQALAERGVSAGLLGAKPSDQRALWLGASAEEVMVRSGLVLDLRGRLTLPQVVGALGKARAVLSLDNGILHLAVAAGTPTVGLYRHGIHRLWAPPFEGLTVMTPGEGREVAEIEPDRVLAALQI comes from the coding sequence GTGCTCCGCTTTGAGGGCCAGGCCCTTCCGCCCAACCCCGCCATCGCCGTCATTTCGAACGACGCGATCGGCAACTTTGTGGCGGCGACCCCTCTGCTCCAGATGCTCCGAGAGAAGTATTCGCCCTGCGAGATCGTGTACTTCGGCGGCAAACGGACTTTGGAGTTTCAAGAGGCGTCGGACCTATTTGAGTCGCACGAGCCGCTGCACGGTTCCGATTCAGCGACAGCGGTCGAGATGCTGGCCCGCTGGGCCGGGAATTTCGACCTCGTGGCGAACGTCGAGGTCGGCCCGCTCGCCAAGACGGCGGCGGCGCTGATCGCCAAGCCCGAGGGATTCGTCGCGGGTCCCTGCGCCGGTCCGGGTGGACGCGGGGAGTTGGCGTTTTTAGACGATGAGCCCGGGCGGCTCTGGCGCGATCCCGAGTGGATCGCCGAGGACCTCACCGAGCGCTACAAGTGCTTGAACTCCGGCTTCATCGGCGAGATTTTCTGCCGTGGAGCCTATCTGGGCGGGCCGATCCCGCCTTACCGAGTGCCGAGTGCCGAGCCTCCGATGCCGATCCCGGATGTGCTCATCGGGTGCTCAGCGAGCCTGTCCGAGAAGCTCTGGCCCGTGGAGTCCTGGATTAAGGTGCTCCAGGCGCTGGCCGAACGGGGCGTTTCGGCGGGTCTGCTGGGCGCAAAGCCGTCGGACCAGCGTGCGCTTTGGCTTGGGGCGAGCGCCGAGGAGGTCATGGTGCGCTCGGGGCTGGTGCTGGACCTGCGCGGGCGGCTCACGCTGCCCCAGGTGGTGGGCGCTCTGGGCAAGGCACGCGCCGTGCTCAGCCTGGACAACGGGATTCTGCACCTGGCGGTCGCGGCGGGAACGCCGACGGTCGGGCTGTACCGCCACGGCATCCACCGTCTCTGGGCACCGCCCTTTGAGGGCTTGACAGTCATGACGCCAGGGGAGGGAAGGGAAGTGGCGGAGATTGAGCCTGATAGGGTGCTTGCGGCGCTGCAGATTTGA
- a CDS encoding M61 family metallopeptidase → MRRFLLFLCLLPVLSWADVHYTLTPQPQAQSVLVSVRLETTEPDQSFHIPAWCPGFYFLQRYEQNLSDIRAANGAGQALQIGPGEDARSWVVSNPTQGPMTFSYRVLGNDPGLGFFGVNVRSDSTFVNGPATFVYPQGRKNERCSLKLTLPRGWDVATAMQAAEEDGFEAPDYDEFIDHPLQLGKMQRRPFEVAGIPFEVVFVTANGLYPTNQDEVVEELKQLSLPAIKLFGSAPFRKYLYIVHLAVGNFNGGLEHRACNVIATNNNGRLSLGTLASHEYFHAWNVKQIRPKILGPFDYTQEQRTGNLWFAEGVTDYYAYLTAYRSGRYDEAWLLDSFSSQIYTLQSGRTRKRITLERACRETWEHGGFGYDDLDYYNKGLISGLVFDAAIREATDGAKSLDDVMRLLYQKHKLPHHGYEEDGILRAINEVSGKDLSALYRTIVQSTDEVPFEVLQGIGLRVLEIGKPVPVFGAAFKEGVVASTSDALAEAGLLKGDSILELDGQSFAMSLFAGMKIGQAYKLKVQRSGQIIELKMRMESHSPREYRLERDPFASEPTSARLSEYLIRPNQSR, encoded by the coding sequence ATGCGACGCTTCCTTCTATTCCTTTGCCTGCTCCCCGTGCTGTCCTGGGCCGACGTCCACTACACACTCACGCCACAGCCCCAGGCGCAATCCGTCCTGGTCTCTGTTCGGCTGGAGACCACAGAGCCTGACCAGAGCTTTCATATCCCAGCCTGGTGCCCGGGTTTCTACTTCCTTCAGCGCTACGAGCAGAACCTCTCCGACATTCGGGCCGCCAACGGGGCTGGCCAAGCCCTGCAGATCGGACCGGGTGAAGACGCCAGGTCGTGGGTGGTCTCAAACCCGACGCAGGGACCGATGACCTTCAGCTACCGGGTGCTTGGCAACGACCCTGGATTGGGGTTCTTTGGCGTCAACGTCAGGTCTGATTCGACGTTCGTGAACGGACCGGCGACATTCGTCTACCCCCAAGGCCGCAAAAATGAGCGCTGCAGCCTGAAGCTCACGCTGCCGCGCGGCTGGGATGTCGCCACCGCCATGCAGGCTGCCGAAGAGGACGGGTTTGAGGCCCCAGACTACGACGAGTTCATCGATCACCCGCTCCAGCTTGGCAAAATGCAGCGCAGGCCGTTCGAAGTCGCCGGTATCCCCTTCGAGGTCGTGTTTGTGACCGCCAACGGGCTCTATCCCACCAACCAGGACGAAGTGGTCGAGGAGCTCAAGCAGCTCAGCCTTCCTGCCATCAAGCTCTTTGGAAGCGCGCCGTTCCGCAAGTACCTCTACATCGTCCATCTCGCCGTGGGCAACTTCAACGGTGGTCTCGAACACCGCGCCTGCAACGTCATCGCCACCAACAACAACGGGCGGCTGAGCCTGGGCACCCTCGCCTCGCACGAGTACTTCCATGCGTGGAACGTCAAGCAGATTAGGCCCAAGATCCTCGGGCCGTTCGACTACACCCAGGAGCAACGCACCGGCAACCTTTGGTTCGCCGAGGGCGTGACCGACTACTATGCCTACCTGACCGCCTACCGGTCGGGGAGGTACGACGAAGCCTGGCTGCTCGACAGCTTCTCCAGCCAGATCTACACCCTCCAAAGCGGCCGCACCCGCAAAAGGATTACCCTCGAGCGCGCTTGCCGAGAGACCTGGGAGCACGGCGGCTTCGGCTACGACGACCTGGACTACTACAACAAGGGGCTCATCTCGGGGCTGGTTTTCGACGCAGCCATTCGCGAGGCCACTGACGGCGCCAAGTCGCTCGACGACGTGATGCGCCTCCTCTATCAAAAGCACAAGCTGCCGCACCACGGCTACGAGGAAGACGGCATCCTGCGAGCGATCAACGAGGTTTCGGGGAAGGACCTTTCGGCGCTCTACCGCACCATCGTGCAATCCACCGACGAGGTCCCGTTCGAGGTGCTCCAGGGCATCGGCCTAAGGGTCCTCGAGATCGGCAAACCGGTTCCCGTTTTCGGAGCGGCCTTCAAGGAGGGCGTCGTCGCCTCCACCTCCGACGCTCTGGCCGAAGCGGGTCTGCTGAAGGGCGACAGTATCCTCGAATTGGACGGGCAGTCCTTCGCCATGTCCCTCTTCGCTGGGATGAAGATCGGCCAAGCCTACAAGCTGAAGGTGCAACGCAGCGGGCAGATTATAGAGCTCAAAATGCGCATGGAGTCGCACTCCCCACGCGAATACCGCTTGGAGCGGGATCCGTTCGCCTCGGAGCCCACGTCAGCAAGACTGTCAGAGTATTTGATCAGACCTAACCAAAGCCGATGA
- a CDS encoding MCE family protein — MQGAWKVGLLVVVFVGLLFGAYAILGKSLFAKKADLYYAEFEDATGLALGGAVLMAGVKVGSIQDIQLTEIGTAKVSIALEEGRRIPAGSSAMVQGQLIGFGDSPLVILAPPGKSSTFLSPGDILAGRKGSPMDNLFPEFKTTAQEMNKTLIAARELIGDAKIKNSLTNLIDSAAKTADRFGKLAGDVQGVLADNKASIKSAMNSLASAMKDVQEGAKLAANLLKDDRWKTEAEGLLAKLSETAGKADTLMANLNELVTDPKLRDPINASAANIQSITESGTKIAANTEEMTKNGIEISKNVAEVTRKASELADDAREVLQKLKEFFQKVPSTSGIKNMTTEMDLHHQSGPSYWRTDFTATFPTEDGRFIAGVFDAFEGNKLTLQYGKDVTKNIGYRYGVYASKPGAGVDWRLAARWDLRGDFYDINDPTFDLRSRFDLGNGWLGWIGVDKVFRKNALSLGVGIRK; from the coding sequence ATGCAAGGGGCTTGGAAGGTCGGACTGCTTGTCGTCGTGTTCGTGGGGCTGCTTTTTGGCGCCTACGCGATCCTGGGCAAATCGCTCTTTGCCAAGAAGGCGGACCTTTATTACGCCGAGTTTGAGGACGCCACCGGGCTTGCCCTCGGTGGGGCCGTGCTTATGGCGGGCGTGAAAGTCGGATCGATCCAGGATATTCAGTTGACCGAGATCGGCACGGCAAAGGTCTCGATCGCGCTGGAAGAGGGCAGGCGCATCCCTGCCGGCAGCAGCGCGATGGTGCAGGGGCAGCTTATCGGGTTTGGCGATAGCCCTCTGGTGATCCTCGCGCCGCCAGGGAAGTCCTCGACCTTCTTGAGTCCAGGCGACATCTTGGCGGGCAGGAAGGGCTCGCCGATGGACAATTTGTTCCCTGAGTTCAAAACGACCGCTCAAGAGATGAACAAGACGCTCATCGCGGCTCGCGAACTCATCGGCGACGCAAAGATTAAGAACAGCCTGACCAACCTCATCGATTCGGCGGCCAAGACGGCCGATCGGTTTGGGAAGCTCGCAGGCGACGTCCAGGGAGTGCTCGCCGACAACAAGGCCTCGATCAAGTCGGCCATGAACAGTTTGGCGTCGGCGATGAAAGACGTTCAGGAGGGCGCCAAGCTCGCGGCAAACCTGCTGAAGGACGATCGCTGGAAGACCGAAGCCGAGGGCCTGCTCGCCAAGCTCAGTGAAACCGCCGGCAAGGCGGACACCCTGATGGCGAACCTCAACGAGCTTGTGACCGATCCCAAGCTCAGGGACCCGATCAATGCCTCTGCGGCGAACATCCAGTCGATCACCGAATCGGGGACCAAGATTGCCGCGAACACCGAGGAGATGACCAAGAACGGGATCGAAATCAGCAAGAACGTCGCCGAGGTCACCAGAAAGGCCTCAGAGCTGGCCGACGACGCTCGCGAGGTCCTTCAGAAGCTGAAGGAGTTCTTCCAGAAGGTCCCCTCGACCTCCGGCATCAAGAACATGACCACGGAGATGGACCTGCACCATCAGTCCGGCCCCTCCTATTGGCGGACGGACTTCACAGCGACCTTCCCGACCGAGGATGGGCGGTTCATCGCCGGCGTATTCGATGCGTTCGAGGGCAACAAGCTGACCCTACAATACGGTAAGGACGTGACGAAAAACATCGGATATCGGTACGGAGTGTATGCCAGCAAGCCAGGCGCCGGGGTAGACTGGCGCCTCGCGGCCAGGTGGGACCTGCGTGGGGACTTCTACGATATCAACGACCCCACGTTTGACCTCCGGTCGCGTTTCGATCTCGGAAACGGCTGGTTGGGCTGGATCGGCGTGGACAAAGTGTTCAGAAAGAACGCCCTTTCGCTCGGAGTCGGGATCCGAAAATAG
- a CDS encoding 50S ribosomal protein L9: protein MRVILNQTVPKLGKQGQVVKVQPGYARNFLFPRGLAIVADKRQLGVLEQKMARVAAADASTLEGAKALKEKLDGQTVRIEGKAGSGTTKLFGAVTSQNIVDAVKDQLGIAIDKKQVALLDPLKRLGKHSVELDLHREVEAHITVTVFDPAIPEEDEAAPEAEAEDVAETDEEAPAEAEAE from the coding sequence ATGCGCGTCATATTGAATCAAACGGTGCCGAAACTCGGCAAGCAGGGCCAGGTCGTCAAGGTTCAGCCAGGCTACGCCCGCAATTTCCTTTTTCCTCGCGGTCTGGCGATCGTCGCCGACAAGAGGCAGCTTGGAGTGCTCGAACAGAAGATGGCTCGAGTCGCTGCTGCCGACGCCTCGACTCTTGAAGGCGCAAAAGCGCTGAAGGAGAAGCTTGACGGACAGACCGTGCGCATCGAGGGCAAGGCGGGGAGCGGCACGACGAAGCTGTTTGGAGCGGTCACGTCGCAGAACATCGTGGACGCTGTCAAGGACCAGCTTGGGATCGCCATCGACAAGAAGCAGGTGGCGCTTCTCGACCCGCTGAAGCGGCTCGGCAAGCACTCGGTGGAGCTGGATCTGCACCGCGAAGTCGAGGCCCACATCACGGTCACCGTGTTCGACCCGGCGATCCCCGAAGAGGATGAGGCTGCTCCGGAAGCCGAGGCCGAGGATGTTGCAGAGACCGATGAAGAGGCCCCGGCGGAAGCTGAAGCCGAGTAA